Proteins encoded by one window of Nicotiana tabacum cultivar K326 chromosome 10, ASM71507v2, whole genome shotgun sequence:
- the LOC107810070 gene encoding mitochondrial ATP-independent inner membrane protease subunit 1a-like: MRVFQYLSQWKSKAKDGIQQSLLVAKFLCLLHVTNNYICSPVMVYGPSMLPTLNLTGDVLLAEHLSPLLDKLGPGDVVLVRSPDNPRKTVTKRIVGMEGDTVTFLADPARSNRHVTLKVPKGHVWIQGDNIYASKDSRQLGPIPYGLILGKVLCRVWPPEGFGSLRQ; encoded by the exons ATGAGAGTGTTCCAGTACTTGAGTCAATGGAAGTCCAAAGCCAAAGACGGAATTCAACAATCACTTCTTGTCGCCAAATTCCTCTGCTTATTACATGTAACCAACAATTATATCTGCTCCCCTGTAAtg GTTTACGGTCCTAGTATGCTACCGACACTGAATCTTACCGGCGATGTTTTGCTGGCCGAACACTTATCGCCGTTGTTGGATAAGTTGGGACCAGGTGATGTAGTCCTCGTTCGCTCACCTGATAACCCTAGAAAGACTGTTACTAAACGCATTGTTGGTATGGAGGGCGATACTGTCACTTTTCTAGCCGACCCTGCTAGAAGTAACCGCCATGTCACCTTAAAG GTTCCAAAGGGGCATGTTTGGATTCAGGGAGATAATATTTATGCTTCCAAGGATTCACGGCAACTCGGGCCAATCCCTTATGGTCTCATCCTGGGAAAAGTGTTGTGTAGA GTATGGCCGCCAGAGGGCTTTGGCTCGTTAAGACAATAA